A DNA window from Tachysurus fulvidraco isolate hzauxx_2018 chromosome 4, HZAU_PFXX_2.0, whole genome shotgun sequence contains the following coding sequences:
- the LOC113642402 gene encoding protein VASP homolog, protein LLSSGRERRRQKDKSTISKLSQKRTPSAPPLAPPPAPKPAPPPPPPPPPPPSLPPPRARGGQRSKQPKRASLPSRQVLDVDGVCVEDTRRRDGGMNSSVQKQTGDMRNRRVRIRRGAWQMSGQLPNKPLPVKATEPANTPPSSESKHKATFV, encoded by the coding sequence CTGCTTTCTTCAGGAAGAGAACGAAGAAGGCAGAAGGACAAAAGCACCATTTCCAAACTGTCTCAGAAGAGAACGCCCTCTGCCCCTCCGCTTGCTCCTCCCCCAGCTCCTAaacctgctcctcctcctcctcctcctcctcctcctcctccttctcttccacCTCCACGAGCCAGAGGGGGCCAAAGATCCAAGCAACCTAAGCGCGCTTCTCTCCCCAGTCGACAGGTGCTGGATGtggatggagtgtgtgtagaggaCACCAGGCGTCGGGATGGAGGGATGAACTCCAGTGTACAGAAGCAGACAGGGGATATGAGGAATCGCAGGGTGAGAATCAGAAGAGGAGCATGGCAGATGTCAGGACAACTCCCTAACAAACCCCTGCCTGTTAAAGCCACAGAACCGGCCAACACTCCACCATCATCTGAGAGCAAGCACAAAGCTACCTttgtctga